Proteins from a genomic interval of Pseudomonas anuradhapurensis:
- a CDS encoding ABC transporter ATP-binding protein, translating to MAQATPALEIRNLHKRYGEQEILKGISLTARDGDVISILGSSGSGKSTLLRCINLLENPHQGEILVAGEALKLKAAKNGDLVAADNRQINRLRSEIGFVFQNFNLWPHMSILDNIIEAPRRVLGQSKAEAIEAAEALLNKVGIYDKRHSYPAQLSGGQQQRAAIARTLAMKPKVILFDEPTSALDPEMVQEVLNVIRALAEEGRTMLLVTHEMSFARHVSSEVVFLHQGLVEEQGSPQQVFENPTSARCKQFMSSHR from the coding sequence ATGGCTCAGGCCACGCCCGCGCTGGAAATCCGCAACCTGCACAAACGCTACGGCGAGCAGGAAATTCTCAAGGGCATTTCGCTGACCGCACGCGACGGTGACGTGATCTCCATCCTGGGGTCGTCCGGCTCCGGCAAGTCCACCCTGCTGCGCTGCATCAACCTGCTCGAGAACCCGCACCAGGGCGAAATCCTCGTCGCCGGTGAAGCGCTCAAGCTCAAGGCCGCCAAGAACGGCGACCTGGTCGCCGCCGACAATCGCCAGATCAACCGCCTGCGCAGCGAGATCGGCTTCGTCTTCCAGAACTTCAACCTGTGGCCGCACATGTCGATCCTCGACAACATCATCGAGGCGCCACGCCGCGTACTTGGCCAGAGCAAGGCCGAGGCCATCGAAGCCGCCGAAGCGCTGCTGAACAAGGTCGGCATCTACGACAAGCGCCACAGTTACCCCGCCCAGCTTTCCGGTGGCCAGCAACAGCGTGCCGCCATTGCCCGTACCCTGGCCATGAAGCCCAAGGTCATCCTGTTCGACGAGCCAACTTCGGCGCTCGACCCGGAAATGGTCCAGGAAGTGCTAAACGTTATCCGCGCATTGGCCGAAGAAGGCCGTACCATGCTGCTGGTCACGCACGAGATGAGCTTTGCCCGGCATGTGTCCAGTGAAGTCGTCTTCCTGCACCAGGGCCTGGTCGAAGAGCAGGGATCGCCGCAGCAGGTGTTCGAGAACCCGACCTCGGCGCGTTGCAAGCAATTCATGTCCAGCCACCGTTAA
- the gabP gene encoding GABA permease → MSGNNSNDLAQGLKQRHVTMLSIAGVIGAGLFVGSGHAIAAAGPAVLLAYAAAGTLVVLVMRMLGEMAVASPDTGSFSTYADRAIGRWAGFTIGWLYWWFWVLVIPLEANAAAAILHAWFPAVDLWAFSLVITLALTLTNLCSVKNYGEFEFWFALLKVLAIIGFIAVGCAALFGFVPSSQVSGASHLFDTQGFMPNGLGAVLAAMLTTMFSFMGTEIVTIAAAESKDPGKQISRATNSVIWRICLFYLVSIFLVVALVPWNDPALAETGSYQTVLSRIGVPNAKLIVDIVVLIAVTSCLNSALYTSSRMLFSLSKRGDAPAIAQRTTKSATPHVAVLLSTAAAFLCVFANFVAPAQVFEFLLASSGAIALLVYLVIAVSQLRMRAQREARGEKITFKMWLFPGLTWATIAFIIAILVVMALREDHRAEIIATALLSIGVVAAGLLVHRKREAAGRVALDN, encoded by the coding sequence ATGAGCGGTAACAATTCCAATGACCTCGCTCAGGGGCTCAAACAACGGCATGTGACCATGCTGTCCATCGCTGGCGTGATCGGTGCCGGCCTTTTCGTTGGCTCCGGCCACGCCATTGCCGCTGCCGGCCCTGCCGTGCTGCTGGCTTACGCTGCTGCCGGTACGCTGGTCGTACTGGTCATGCGCATGTTGGGTGAAATGGCGGTCGCCTCGCCTGACACCGGTTCGTTCTCTACTTATGCCGACCGCGCCATCGGGCGCTGGGCCGGTTTTACCATCGGCTGGCTGTACTGGTGGTTCTGGGTGCTGGTGATTCCGCTGGAAGCCAACGCCGCCGCGGCCATCCTGCATGCCTGGTTCCCTGCGGTCGACCTGTGGGCGTTCTCCCTGGTGATCACCCTGGCGCTGACCCTGACCAACCTGTGCAGCGTGAAGAACTACGGTGAGTTCGAGTTCTGGTTCGCCCTGCTCAAGGTGCTGGCGATCATCGGCTTCATCGCCGTGGGTTGTGCTGCCTTGTTCGGCTTCGTGCCAAGCAGCCAGGTCAGCGGTGCCAGCCACCTGTTCGACACTCAGGGCTTCATGCCCAACGGACTGGGAGCGGTGCTGGCAGCCATGCTGACCACCATGTTCTCGTTCATGGGTACCGAAATCGTCACTATCGCCGCGGCCGAGTCGAAGGACCCGGGCAAGCAGATCAGCCGTGCTACCAACTCGGTCATCTGGCGTATCTGCCTGTTCTACCTGGTGTCGATCTTCCTCGTTGTGGCCCTGGTGCCGTGGAACGACCCGGCGCTGGCCGAAACCGGTTCCTACCAGACCGTGCTGAGCCGCATCGGCGTGCCGAATGCCAAGCTGATCGTCGACATCGTCGTGCTGATCGCGGTAACCAGCTGCCTGAACTCGGCGCTGTACACCTCCTCGCGCATGCTGTTCTCGCTGAGCAAGCGCGGTGACGCCCCGGCCATCGCCCAGCGCACCACCAAGTCGGCTACCCCGCATGTGGCTGTGCTGCTGTCTACCGCAGCGGCGTTCCTTTGCGTGTTCGCCAACTTCGTGGCCCCGGCCCAGGTGTTCGAGTTCCTGCTGGCCAGCTCCGGTGCCATTGCGCTGCTGGTGTACCTGGTGATTGCCGTGTCGCAGCTGCGCATGCGTGCCCAGCGTGAGGCCCGCGGCGAGAAGATTACCTTCAAGATGTGGCTGTTCCCGGGCCTGACCTGGGCGACCATCGCCTTCATCATTGCCATTCTGGTGGTGATGGCGCTGCGTGAAGACCACCGCGCCGAAATCATCGCGACCGCGCTGCTGAGCATTGGTGTGGTGGCGGCGGGCTTGCTGGTGCACCGCAAGCGTGAAGCTGCCGGGCGGGTAGCGCTGGATAACTGA
- the ppk2 gene encoding polyphosphate kinase 2 translates to MSEESPLLLPAPSEPAAAPARTRRPRQRKPEPSITRVSQQPAALEVATAPKGSNEDSTSARLPESYPYRTRLRRQDYEKAKHALQIELLKVQSWVKETGQRVVILFEGRDAAGKGGTIKRFMEHLNPRGARIVALEKPSDQEKGQWYFQRYIQHLPTAGEMVFFDRSWYNRAGVEKVMDFCTPLQYLEFMRQAPELERMLCNSGILLFKYWFSVNREEQLRRFISRRDDPLKHWKLSPIDIKSLDKWEDYTAAKEAMFFHTDTADAPWTVIKSDDKKRARINCIRHFLHSLDYPGKDPQVAHAPDPQLVGRASRGFEEDETPRPAG, encoded by the coding sequence ATGAGCGAAGAATCCCCCCTCCTGCTCCCCGCCCCCAGCGAACCTGCTGCCGCCCCAGCCCGCACCCGCCGCCCACGCCAGCGCAAGCCGGAGCCGAGCATCACCCGTGTCAGCCAGCAACCCGCAGCCCTGGAAGTGGCCACGGCACCCAAAGGCAGCAACGAAGACAGCACTTCAGCCCGCCTGCCAGAAAGCTACCCCTACCGCACCCGGCTGCGCCGCCAGGACTATGAAAAGGCCAAGCACGCGCTGCAGATCGAATTGCTGAAGGTGCAAAGCTGGGTGAAGGAAACCGGCCAGCGCGTGGTAATCCTGTTCGAAGGGCGCGATGCAGCCGGCAAGGGCGGTACCATCAAGCGTTTCATGGAGCACCTCAACCCGCGCGGTGCGCGCATCGTGGCCCTGGAGAAGCCTTCCGATCAGGAAAAAGGCCAGTGGTACTTCCAGCGCTACATCCAGCACCTGCCCACGGCGGGTGAAATGGTGTTCTTTGACCGCTCCTGGTACAACCGCGCCGGGGTCGAGAAGGTGATGGATTTCTGCACGCCACTGCAGTACCTGGAGTTCATGCGCCAGGCGCCGGAGCTGGAACGCATGCTGTGCAACAGCGGCATCCTGCTGTTCAAGTACTGGTTCTCGGTGAACCGCGAAGAGCAACTGCGCCGTTTCATCTCGCGCCGGGACGACCCGCTCAAGCACTGGAAGCTGTCACCCATCGACATCAAGTCGCTGGACAAGTGGGAGGACTATACCGCCGCCAAGGAGGCGATGTTCTTCCATACCGATACCGCCGACGCGCCCTGGACGGTGATCAAGTCCGATGACAAGAAACGGGCGCGGATCAACTGTATCCGCCACTTCCTGCATTCGCTGGACTACCCGGGCAAGGACCCGCAGGTGGCACACGCCCCCGACCCGCAGCTGGTAGGCCGGGCTTCACGTGGTTTCGAAGAAGACGAGACACCACGGCCAGCAGGCTGA
- a CDS encoding type II toxin-antitoxin system RelE/ParE family toxin — protein MHTLIQTETYRRWFAALRDPRAKARINVRLRRVELGVMGDCKPVAVGVSELRIDYVPGYRVYFVQRGYEVIILLAGGDKASQARDIKSALKLARDL, from the coding sequence ATGCACACATTAATTCAAACCGAGACCTACCGAAGGTGGTTCGCTGCTCTGCGTGATCCACGGGCAAAGGCTCGTATCAACGTCAGGTTGCGTCGAGTGGAGCTCGGGGTGATGGGGGACTGTAAGCCCGTTGCTGTGGGAGTATCCGAACTCAGGATCGATTATGTTCCGGGCTATCGGGTGTATTTCGTTCAACGAGGCTATGAGGTGATCATCCTCTTGGCGGGTGGCGATAAGGCCAGCCAGGCCAGAGATATCAAATCTGCCCTCAAGCTCGCACGCGACCTTTAG
- a CDS encoding addiction module antidote protein: MTDIKLSKWDAVDHFKTEEDMALYLEACLEENDPALLAAALGDIARARGMAQLARDTGLTREGLYKALSAEGNPSLATIMKVMAALGVRLHAELLPRAAG, translated from the coding sequence ATGACAGATATCAAGCTGAGCAAATGGGACGCTGTGGACCATTTTAAAACAGAGGAAGACATGGCCTTGTACCTTGAGGCGTGTCTGGAGGAAAACGACCCGGCACTGCTTGCTGCTGCTTTGGGCGATATCGCCCGTGCCCGAGGCATGGCTCAGTTGGCGCGTGACACCGGCCTGACACGGGAAGGGCTGTACAAGGCGCTGTCTGCGGAAGGTAACCCGAGCCTGGCAACCATCATGAAAGTGATGGCGGCGCTGGGGGTAAGGCTTCATGCTGAGCTGCTGCCGCGCGCTGCAGGATAA
- a CDS encoding oxidative damage protection protein: protein MTRTVMCRKYKEELPGLERPPYPGAKGQDIFEHISQKAWADWQKHQTMLINEKRLNMMNAEDRKFLQGEMDKFFAGEEYAQAEGYVPPSE from the coding sequence ATGACCCGCACCGTGATGTGCCGCAAGTACAAAGAAGAACTGCCAGGCCTGGAGCGCCCGCCCTACCCCGGCGCCAAGGGCCAGGACATCTTCGAACACATCTCGCAGAAGGCCTGGGCCGACTGGCAGAAACACCAGACCATGCTGATCAACGAAAAGCGCCTGAACATGATGAACGCCGAGGACCGCAAATTCCTCCAGGGCGAGATGGACAAGTTTTTCGCCGGCGAAGAATACGCCCAGGCGGAAGGCTACGTGCCGCCCTCGGAATGA
- the mutY gene encoding A/G-specific adenine glycosylase, whose amino-acid sequence MTPEQFSSAVLDWYDEHGRHDLPWQQGITPYRVWVSEIMLQQTQVSTVLNYFDRFMQALPTVQALAEAPEDEVLHLWTGLGYYTRARNLQKAAKIVVEQHAGEFPRSVEQLTELPGIGRSTAGAIASISMGIRAPILDGNVKRVLARYTAQAGYPGEPKVANQLWATAERFTPQQRANHYTQAMMDMGATLCTRSKPSCLICPLRRGCQAHLHGEETRYPEPKPRKALPQRRTLMPLLANHEGAILLYRRPSSGLWGGLWSLPELDDIAQLDDLAYQHGLRLAESRAMDGLTHTFSHFQLAIEPWLVRVDPLGQHVAEADWLWYNLATPPRLGLAAPVKKLLKRAADELIAGDAR is encoded by the coding sequence ATGACCCCAGAGCAGTTCTCCAGCGCTGTGCTGGATTGGTATGACGAGCACGGCCGGCACGACCTGCCCTGGCAGCAGGGCATCACCCCGTACCGGGTGTGGGTGTCGGAAATCATGCTGCAGCAGACCCAGGTCAGCACCGTGCTCAACTACTTCGACCGCTTCATGCAGGCCCTGCCGACCGTGCAGGCCCTGGCCGAAGCGCCCGAGGACGAGGTGCTGCACCTGTGGACCGGCCTGGGCTACTACACCCGGGCGCGCAACCTGCAGAAGGCCGCGAAGATCGTGGTCGAGCAGCATGCTGGCGAATTCCCGCGCAGTGTCGAGCAGCTCACCGAGCTGCCCGGCATCGGCCGTTCCACCGCAGGCGCCATCGCCAGCATCAGCATGGGCATCCGCGCACCGATCCTCGACGGCAACGTGAAACGCGTGCTGGCCCGCTACACCGCCCAGGCCGGCTACCCTGGCGAGCCCAAGGTGGCCAACCAGCTGTGGGCCACGGCCGAGCGCTTTACCCCGCAGCAGCGCGCCAACCACTACACCCAGGCGATGATGGACATGGGCGCCACGCTGTGCACCCGCAGCAAGCCCAGCTGCCTGATCTGCCCACTGCGGCGCGGCTGCCAAGCGCACCTGCATGGCGAAGAAACCCGCTACCCGGAACCCAAGCCGCGCAAGGCGCTGCCACAACGGCGCACGCTGATGCCGCTGCTGGCCAACCACGAAGGCGCCATCCTGCTTTACCGCCGCCCGTCCAGCGGGTTGTGGGGTGGCTTGTGGAGCCTGCCGGAACTGGACGACATCGCCCAGCTCGACGACCTGGCCTACCAGCACGGCCTGCGCCTGGCCGAAAGCCGCGCCATGGACGGCCTGACCCATACCTTCAGCCACTTCCAGCTGGCGATCGAGCCCTGGCTGGTGCGCGTCGACCCGCTCGGCCAGCACGTGGCCGAGGCCGACTGGCTCTGGTATAACCTCGCCACCCCGCCGCGCCTGGGCCTTGCCGCCCCGGTGAAAAAGCTGCTCAAACGCGCGGCCGACGAACTGATTGCAGGAGACGCCCGATGA
- a CDS encoding AsmA family protein — translation MKAFGKILGLGLLGLLLIIVALGFALTHLFDPNDYKDEIRQLARDKAHVELTLNGDIGWSLFPWLGLELHEASIATLNKPKEPFADLQMLGLSVRVLPLLRREVQMSDVRVEGLNLTLARDEQGHGNWEDIGKPLPAQDAGAQANAPAQAPAEQQPAPAPSNDRAVKLDIDSLTVNNARVQYTDAKTGHSYSAESIQLSTGPVHEGANIPLKASAFLSASQPNIKARTELAGELRFDRKLKRYNFEDMRLSGETSGEPTGGKTVTFAAQGQLLVDLGANVASWSGLKVSANQLRALGELNLRDLDKAPQLSGGLSIAQFDLRTFLDSIGRPLPASNDPAAFSRLEMVTRLQGTPNSLALEDLAVKLDDSTFTGRVAVEDFAKQALRLQLKGDSFDADRYLPAKSEQAKGATAARQAEVKQQEASAVAGAGTTPLPNAPTQVAWSDDKLLPVDRLRALDLQADLAFGALTLDKLPITDAQLKAIGQGGLLTLQTLRGGLYNGTFEAKGTVDVRPAVPQLGVNTNIQRVPVEHFIKTEGKEQQPPVKGLLTLTSDLTATGNSQKALVDTLNGNASFVINDGVLVNANLEQQLCQAIATLNRKSLNGEPRGKDTPFQELRGSLVVRNGVASNPDLKARIPGLTVNGQGDLDLRVLGMDYKVGVIVEGDQRAMPDPACQVNERYVGVEVPLRCRGPLELGAKACRLDQDGLGKVAAKLAGNRLQEKLDEKLGDKVSPEVKDALKGLFKR, via the coding sequence ATGAAAGCGTTCGGCAAAATCCTGGGACTTGGGCTTCTCGGGTTGCTGCTGATCATCGTGGCGCTGGGCTTCGCCCTGACCCACCTGTTCGATCCCAACGACTACAAAGACGAGATTCGCCAGCTGGCGCGCGACAAGGCACACGTCGAGCTCACCCTCAACGGTGACATTGGCTGGAGCCTGTTCCCATGGCTGGGCCTGGAGCTGCACGAAGCAAGCATCGCCACCTTGAACAAACCCAAGGAGCCGTTCGCCGACCTGCAGATGCTGGGCTTGTCGGTGCGTGTGCTGCCACTGCTGCGCCGCGAAGTACAGATGAGCGACGTGCGCGTCGAGGGCCTGAACCTGACCCTGGCGCGTGACGAACAGGGCCATGGCAACTGGGAAGACATCGGCAAGCCGTTGCCCGCCCAGGACGCCGGCGCGCAGGCCAATGCCCCGGCCCAGGCACCCGCCGAACAACAGCCTGCACCGGCCCCCAGCAACGACCGCGCGGTCAAGCTGGATATCGACAGCCTGACCGTGAACAACGCCCGCGTGCAGTACACCGATGCCAAGACCGGCCACAGCTACAGCGCCGAGAGCATCCAGCTGAGCACCGGCCCGGTCCACGAAGGCGCGAACATTCCGCTCAAGGCCAGCGCCTTCCTCAGCGCCAGCCAGCCGAACATCAAGGCCCGCACCGAGCTGGCCGGCGAGTTGCGCTTCGACCGCAAGCTCAAGCGCTACAACTTCGAAGACATGCGCCTGTCGGGCGAAACCTCGGGCGAGCCAACCGGCGGCAAGACTGTAACCTTCGCCGCGCAGGGCCAACTGCTGGTCGACCTGGGCGCCAATGTCGCCTCGTGGAGCGGCCTGAAAGTATCGGCCAACCAGCTGCGCGCCCTGGGCGAGCTGAACCTGCGTGACCTGGACAAGGCACCCCAGCTCAGCGGCGGCCTGTCCATCGCCCAGTTCGACCTGCGCACGTTCCTCGACAGCATTGGCCGCCCACTACCGGCCAGCAACGACCCGGCAGCCTTCTCCAGGCTGGAAATGGTCACCCGCCTGCAAGGCACGCCGAACAGCCTGGCCCTGGAAGACCTGGCCGTGAAGCTGGACGACAGCACCTTCACCGGCCGCGTGGCCGTCGAGGATTTCGCCAAGCAAGCCCTGCGCCTGCAGCTCAAGGGCGACAGCTTCGACGCCGACCGCTACCTGCCGGCCAAGAGCGAGCAGGCCAAGGGTGCCACTGCCGCGCGCCAGGCCGAGGTCAAGCAGCAGGAAGCCAGCGCGGTCGCCGGTGCCGGCACCACGCCGCTGCCCAACGCCCCCACCCAGGTAGCCTGGAGCGACGACAAGCTGTTGCCGGTCGACCGCCTGCGCGCCCTCGACCTGCAGGCCGACCTGGCCTTCGGCGCGCTGACCCTGGATAAACTGCCGATCACCGATGCCCAGCTCAAGGCCATCGGCCAGGGCGGCCTGCTGACCCTGCAAACCCTGCGTGGCGGGCTGTACAACGGCACGTTCGAGGCCAAGGGCACCGTCGATGTTCGCCCTGCCGTGCCGCAACTGGGCGTCAACACCAACATCCAGCGGGTACCGGTGGAGCACTTCATCAAGACCGAGGGCAAGGAACAGCAGCCGCCGGTCAAAGGCCTGCTGACCCTGACCAGCGACCTGACCGCCACCGGCAACAGCCAGAAGGCCCTGGTGGATACCCTCAACGGCAACGCCAGTTTCGTCATCAACGACGGCGTGCTGGTCAATGCCAACCTGGAACAGCAACTGTGCCAGGCCATCGCCACGCTCAACCGCAAATCGCTGAACGGCGAGCCTCGCGGCAAGGACACCCCCTTCCAGGAGCTGCGCGGCAGCCTGGTGGTACGCAATGGGGTCGCCAGCAACCCGGACCTCAAGGCGCGCATCCCAGGCCTTACCGTCAACGGCCAGGGGGACCTCGACCTGCGCGTGCTAGGCATGGACTACAAGGTCGGCGTGATTGTCGAAGGCGACCAGCGCGCCATGCCCGACCCGGCCTGCCAGGTCAACGAACGCTATGTTGGCGTGGAAGTGCCACTGCGTTGCCGCGGCCCGCTGGAGCTGGGCGCCAAGGCCTGCCGCCTGGACCAGGACGGCCTGGGCAAGGTTGCCGCCAAGCTGGCCGGCAACCGCCTGCAGGAAAAGCTCGATGAAAAACTCGGAGACAAAGTGAGCCCGGAAGTGAAAGACGCGCTCAAGGGGCTGTTCAAGCGATGA
- a CDS encoding OFA family MFS transporter: protein MSSTVAAGALVSAPGFLSKERIIARPGFNRWLVPPAALAIHLCIGMAYGFSVFWLPLSQALGITAPVACAADMGFIARMFSAECDWPISMLSWIYTLFFVFLGCSAAVLGGWLEHAGPRKAGLVSALCWCGGMLISAMGVKTHQLWLMWLGSGVIGGIGLGLGYISPVSTLIKWFPDKRGMATGMAIMGFGGGAMVGAPLATALMGHFGNAQEVGVWQSFVAMAAIYFVFMTAGALAYRVPPTGWKPEGWTAPAKKAGNTMVTDRHVHVSVAWKTPQFALIWLVLCLNVSAGIGILGMASPLLQEVFAGKLLGNGLSFSELNSAQLAQIAAIAAGFTGLLSLFNIGGRFFWASFSDYIGRKNTYFAFFALGVGLYSLVPNMGHLGNVALFVAAFCIILSMYGGGFSTVPAYLADLFGTQMVGAIHGRLLTAWAAAGVLGPVLITYLREYQLAAGVERAAAYDMTLYILAGLLVLGFVCNMLVRPVADKYFMSDAELAAERALSHDKGADGVQSLEWKAAPGSLPLVLLAWAVVVVPLAWGVWITLQKTAVLFH, encoded by the coding sequence ATGAGCAGTACCGTCGCGGCGGGGGCCCTGGTCAGTGCGCCAGGCTTCCTGTCGAAGGAGCGCATTATCGCCCGCCCGGGCTTCAACCGCTGGCTGGTTCCGCCGGCCGCCCTGGCCATTCACCTGTGCATCGGCATGGCCTATGGCTTCTCGGTGTTCTGGCTACCGCTGTCGCAAGCCCTCGGCATTACTGCCCCGGTCGCCTGCGCGGCGGACATGGGCTTCATCGCCCGCATGTTCAGCGCCGAATGTGACTGGCCGATCTCGATGCTGAGCTGGATCTACACCTTGTTCTTCGTCTTCCTCGGTTGCTCGGCGGCGGTGCTGGGCGGCTGGCTGGAACACGCTGGCCCGCGCAAGGCCGGGCTGGTGTCGGCGCTGTGCTGGTGTGGCGGCATGCTGATCTCGGCCATGGGGGTGAAAACCCACCAGCTGTGGCTGATGTGGCTGGGCTCCGGTGTAATCGGCGGTATCGGCCTGGGCCTGGGCTACATTTCGCCAGTTTCGACCCTGATCAAATGGTTCCCGGACAAACGCGGCATGGCCACCGGCATGGCGATCATGGGCTTCGGTGGCGGCGCCATGGTCGGTGCACCGCTGGCCACGGCGCTGATGGGGCACTTCGGCAACGCGCAGGAAGTGGGGGTGTGGCAGAGCTTCGTGGCCATGGCGGCGATCTACTTCGTGTTCATGACTGCCGGCGCCCTGGCCTATCGCGTACCGCCAACCGGCTGGAAGCCCGAAGGCTGGACTGCGCCGGCGAAAAAGGCCGGCAACACCATGGTCACCGACCGCCACGTGCACGTCAGCGTGGCGTGGAAAACCCCGCAGTTCGCGCTGATCTGGCTGGTGCTGTGCCTGAACGTGTCGGCGGGTATCGGCATTCTCGGCATGGCCTCGCCGCTGCTGCAGGAAGTGTTCGCCGGCAAGCTGCTGGGCAACGGGCTGAGCTTCAGCGAGCTGAACAGCGCCCAGCTGGCGCAGATTGCCGCGATCGCCGCCGGCTTCACCGGCCTGCTGAGCCTGTTCAATATCGGTGGGCGGTTCTTCTGGGCTTCGTTCTCCGACTATATTGGCCGCAAGAACACCTACTTCGCCTTCTTCGCACTTGGGGTTGGCCTGTACAGCCTGGTGCCGAACATGGGCCACCTGGGTAACGTGGCGCTGTTCGTGGCGGCGTTCTGCATCATCCTGTCGATGTACGGCGGTGGCTTCTCCACCGTACCTGCCTACCTGGCCGACCTGTTCGGCACGCAGATGGTCGGTGCCATTCACGGTCGCCTGCTGACTGCCTGGGCGGCGGCGGGCGTGCTGGGGCCGGTGCTGATCACCTACCTGCGCGAGTATCAGCTGGCCGCCGGGGTGGAACGTGCCGCGGCTTACGACATGACGCTGTACATCCTGGCCGGCCTGCTGGTGCTGGGCTTTGTCTGCAACATGCTGGTGCGCCCGGTAGCCGACAAGTACTTCATGAGCGATGCCGAGCTGGCCGCCGAGCGGGCGCTGAGCCACGACAAGGGCGCCGATGGCGTGCAGTCGCTGGAGTGGAAAGCAGCGCCGGGTAGCCTGCCGCTGGTGCTGCTGGCCTGGGCGGTGGTGGTTGTGCCGTTGGCCTGGGGGGTGTGGATTACCCTGCAGAAGACGGCGGTGCTGTTCCATTGA
- the hisB gene encoding imidazoleglycerol-phosphate dehydratase HisB, with protein sequence MVERKASVERNTLETQVKCSINLDGSGKARFDIGVPFLEHMLDQIARHGLIDLDIECKGDTHIDDHHTVEDVGITLGMAFAQAIGDKKGIFRYGHAYVPLDEALSRVVIDFSGRPGLQMHVPYTRASVGGFDVDLFQEFFQGFVNHALVTLHIDNLRGHNTHHQIETVFKAFGRALRMAITLDERMAGQMPSTKGCL encoded by the coding sequence ATGGTTGAACGTAAGGCGTCCGTCGAGCGCAACACCCTGGAAACCCAGGTCAAGTGCTCGATCAACCTCGATGGCAGTGGCAAGGCCCGATTCGATATCGGTGTGCCTTTCCTTGAACACATGCTGGACCAGATCGCCCGCCATGGGCTGATCGATCTGGATATCGAGTGCAAGGGTGACACGCATATCGACGATCACCATACCGTCGAAGACGTCGGCATCACCCTGGGCATGGCATTCGCCCAGGCCATCGGTGACAAGAAGGGCATCTTCCGCTACGGCCATGCCTACGTGCCGCTGGACGAAGCGCTGTCGCGCGTGGTCATCGACTTTTCCGGTCGCCCGGGCCTGCAGATGCATGTGCCCTACACCCGCGCTAGTGTTGGTGGCTTCGATGTCGACCTGTTCCAGGAATTCTTCCAGGGCTTCGTCAACCACGCCCTGGTGACCCTGCACATCGACAACCTGCGTGGCCACAACACCCACCACCAGATCGAAACCGTGTTCAAGGCATTCGGCCGCGCCCTGCGCATGGCCATCACCCTCGACGAGCGCATGGCCGGGCAGATGCCTTCCACCAAAGGGTGCCTGTAA
- the hisH gene encoding imidazole glycerol phosphate synthase subunit HisH, translating to MQTVAVIDYGMGNLHSVAKALEHVGAGKVLVTSDAAVIREADRVVFPGVGAIRDCMAEIRRLGFDSLVREVSQDRPFLGICVGMQALLEHSEENDGVDCIGLFPGQVRFFGKDLKEDGEHLKVPHMGWNEVGQTNHHPLWHDIPDRARFYFVHSYYIDAGKPAQVVGRGHYGVDFAAALADGSRFAVQFHPEKSHTHGLQLLQNFVAWDGRW from the coding sequence ATGCAGACGGTAGCCGTAATCGACTATGGCATGGGCAACCTGCACTCGGTGGCCAAGGCGCTCGAGCATGTAGGTGCCGGCAAGGTACTGGTCACCAGCGACGCCGCGGTCATCCGCGAAGCCGACCGCGTGGTGTTCCCGGGGGTGGGCGCGATTCGCGACTGCATGGCTGAAATTCGCCGCCTGGGCTTCGACAGCCTGGTGCGCGAAGTCAGCCAGGACCGCCCGTTCCTGGGTATCTGCGTAGGCATGCAGGCGCTGCTGGAGCACAGCGAAGAAAACGACGGTGTCGATTGCATTGGCCTGTTCCCCGGCCAGGTGCGCTTCTTCGGCAAGGACCTGAAGGAAGACGGCGAACACCTGAAGGTGCCGCACATGGGTTGGAACGAGGTCGGCCAGACCAACCACCACCCGCTGTGGCATGACATCCCCGACCGTGCGCGCTTCTATTTCGTGCACAGCTACTACATCGATGCCGGCAAGCCGGCGCAGGTGGTCGGTCGTGGCCATTACGGCGTCGACTTCGCTGCAGCGCTGGCCGATGGTTCGCGCTTTGCCGTGCAGTTCCACCCGGAGAAGAGCCATACCCATGGCCTGCAGCTGCTGCAGAACTTCGTCGCCTGGGACGGGCGCTGGTAA
- a CDS encoding DUF2164 domain-containing protein, with protein MSRSKTKAPVITLAPEQERAALDTLKRFLEDRFELTLGSFEVAEVLDVFSKEIAPHYYNRAIADVQLHLKERFDSIESDLWALEKP; from the coding sequence ATGAGCAGATCGAAGACCAAGGCCCCAGTCATCACCCTGGCCCCCGAGCAGGAGCGCGCCGCGCTCGACACGCTCAAGCGCTTCCTCGAAGACCGTTTCGAGTTGACGCTGGGTTCGTTCGAGGTGGCCGAGGTCCTCGATGTGTTCAGCAAGGAAATTGCACCCCATTACTACAACAGGGCGATTGCCGATGTTCAGCTGCACCTCAAGGAGCGGTTCGACAGCATCGAAAGCGATCTGTGGGCGCTCGAGAAGCCCTGA